The Cetobacterium ceti DNA segment ATAAAATATTAGCAGACGGATATAGTAATTCAAGTACCCTTGTGAATATTCCTTTGGATAATAGATGGGTAAGAGATGCAGGAAAAGTAAGAGTATCTATAAAAATGGATAAAAATCCAGAGCTAGAAAATTTAGTAAGTGGATCAAAGGCTTCTGTAATTCTACTGTCTCCTAATGATAATGGAATATATAATTTCCTAGCTAAGATATGGATAAATATTATAAAGGTATTTAACTATGTGTACTAAGGATAGAACAGGGGACATTTTAAGGATAACACTAGGTGTATCTATAGGGCTTATGCTCAGTAAGTATTTAACCCTTTCCTTTAACTTTCAAATTCCCACTGTGGCAATGATGGTAGTTTTAGGAATGGATAAATTCAACTTAAAGGTTTTTATTAAAAGTAATAGTTGGCTTATAGGAGCAGCTACATTAGGATTATTTATAACTGAAATTTTTAGAAATAATCATTTGGTTTTAAGTGTTTTTACCTTTGGATTTATATTTTCAGTATTTTTCTTTAATCATAAGAATCCAAGTGGAATGAGAAGTGCAGTATTGGGGTATTCCTTTACAACTATATTTGCCACATACAGTGATAAAAATGTGGAAAGTATGGTTACTGATATATATTTAGTCACAATTATTGGAGGACTTTTAGGATGGGGACTTTTACTTTTATTTCCTAAGAAACCTCATGAAATGGTAGGAATAAAAAAGGTAAAAAAAGAAAGAGAGGAAATTCATAAAAATATTGGGAATACTCTTTTAATAAGTATAATGCTTTTTTTAATCTGGATGTCCTTTATGATATTTGATATAAGGGGAGCCTTCTTTGCCTATGCAACCTTGGCTGGGATCTATGGGAACTTATCCTTGGAAACTATCCATAAGCTTTCCCCTTTAAATATAGGAATTCATGTTACAGGATGTACTTTAGCTATAATCTTTTCCTTCTTTATGGATGGAAGAGGAATAGCACCACCTATTTTCCTTTTGGGATTGATGTGTTTATTTTATCCCTTGGGATATATGGGGTTTTATGGAAATACACCGAAAAAAAGAGCCTTTTCCATGGGGCTGATTAGAGCTATAATATTACCAATAGCCCTATATTTAACTCCTAATGGAGATATAGTTCAACAGGCTTCAACAAGAGCTATTCAAATAACTGTAATGGTTATAGGATCTATGGTAATAACAAATTTGCTCTTAAAAATTGAAGAGGGGAAAAAAGATGGAAAGAATACCAGTAATAATAGGAAAAATAAGTAAATATCAAAGAAAATATATTGATGAGGCTTTAAGTGAAATTGGACTTATGGGTGCTCAAGGGATTATTTTAGCTAAAATAAAAATCTATGGAACCATGACTCCTAAGGAGATTGCTAAAATGGGAATTGTGGAAAAATCTGCAGTTGCTAAGGTGTTAAAAAAACTTTATGAGTTAGGATATGTAGATAAGGTTTCTTCAGAATTAGATGGACGAAGTTATAAAGTGAAGCTTACATCTAAGGGAGAGGAAGTTGCTCAAATTGTTAAGGACTTAGTAATTGAATTGGAAAAAAAGTATAAAACCATTCTTTCAGAGAATACTCTTAAGGAATTAGAGGAGTTAGAAAGATTTTTAATATAAAAAAGGGATCTTTAAAGATCCCTTTTTTCATGTGTGTTATAAAAAGATATATAGAATTAGTGAGTGAATCCAGCAGGAATTCTCTTACCATTTTCATCTAATTGAGGTTTGTGTTGAACAATATGAGCTTTATCTAAGTCATCCATAGCAGCTTTCATATCTTTAAGAACTAAAGACATCTGTTCCATACTTTGGTCAGCTCTTACAACTATTCTCATAATTGATACATTTGAGAAGTTATCTGGTAATGGATAAGCAGCAACTTGCCAACCATTATATCTCATTCTATCTGATAGATCATATAGATCCCATTTTTTATCTAATCCATCTTTTAATTTCCAACAAACGATAGGAATATTTTTACCTTCATTTAAAATTTCAAAATCTCCCATTTCTCTTAAACCTTGAGTAAGGAATAATCCAACATCTCTTGTTCTTTCATGAACAGCTTTATATCCTTCAAATCCCCATCTTACAAAGTTGTAATATTGAGCCCAAATTTGACTTCCTGATCTTGAGAAGTTAATTTGGAATGTAGGTTCAAAGGCTCCTAAGTATGCTACTTTGAATATTAATTCTTCTGGTAAATATTCTTTATCTCTCCATAATACCCAACCAATACCAGGATAAACTAATCCATA contains these protein-coding regions:
- a CDS encoding DUF2955 domain-containing protein, translating into MCTKDRTGDILRITLGVSIGLMLSKYLTLSFNFQIPTVAMMVVLGMDKFNLKVFIKSNSWLIGAATLGLFITEIFRNNHLVLSVFTFGFIFSVFFFNHKNPSGMRSAVLGYSFTTIFATYSDKNVESMVTDIYLVTIIGGLLGWGLLLLFPKKPHEMVGIKKVKKEREEIHKNIGNTLLISIMLFLIWMSFMIFDIRGAFFAYATLAGIYGNLSLETIHKLSPLNIGIHVTGCTLAIIFSFFMDGRGIAPPIFLLGLMCLFYPLGYMGFYGNTPKKRAFSMGLIRAIILPIALYLTPNGDIVQQASTRAIQITVMVIGSMVITNLLLKIEEGKKDGKNTSNNRKNK
- a CDS encoding MarR family winged helix-turn-helix transcriptional regulator — translated: MERIPVIIGKISKYQRKYIDEALSEIGLMGAQGIILAKIKIYGTMTPKEIAKMGIVEKSAVAKVLKKLYELGYVDKVSSELDGRSYKVKLTSKGEEVAQIVKDLVIELEKKYKTILSENTLKELEELERFLI